In Gemmobacter sp., the sequence GGGGTCTCTCCCGCGGCAAAGGACAACGCCCTTCAAACGCTCGAAGGAGATCAGCGTGACCAAACGGACCGCTGCCAAGTACAAGATCGACCGCCGCATGGGCGAAAACATCTGGGGCCGCGCCAAGTCGCCCCTGAACAAGCGGGAATACGGCCCCGGCCAGCACGGCCAGCGCCGCAAGAACAAGCTGTCGGATTTCGGCACCCAGCTGCGCGCCAAGCAGAAGCTGAAAGGCTACTACGGCGACCTGACCGAAAAGCAGTTCCGCAAGATCTATGGCGAGGCCGAGCGCGTCAAGGGCGACACGGGTGAAAACCTGATCGGCCTGCTGGAGCGTCGTCTGGATGCCGTGATCTACCGCGCGAAATTCGTCCCGACCGTGTTCGCCGCCCGCCAGTTCGTGAACCATGGCCACATCACCGTCAACGGTGCCCGCGTGAACATCGCGTCCTACCGCGTCAAGGAAGGCGACGTCATCGCCGTCCGCGACCGGTCGCGTCAGCTGGCCATCGTGCTGGAATCGGTCGGCCTGACCGAGCGTGACGTGCCGGACTATCTGGAAGTCGACCACTCGAAGATGACCGCGACCTT encodes:
- the rpsD gene encoding 30S ribosomal protein S4; this encodes MTKRTAAKYKIDRRMGENIWGRAKSPLNKREYGPGQHGQRRKNKLSDFGTQLRAKQKLKGYYGDLTEKQFRKIYGEAERVKGDTGENLIGLLERRLDAVIYRAKFVPTVFAARQFVNHGHITVNGARVNIASYRVKEGDVIAVRDRSRQLAIVLESVGLTERDVPDYLEVDHSKMTATFVRTPALGDVPYPVQMEPNLVVEYYAKN